Proteins from a single region of Vicia villosa cultivar HV-30 ecotype Madison, WI unplaced genomic scaffold, Vvil1.0 ctg.000650F_1_1_1, whole genome shotgun sequence:
- the LOC131630125 gene encoding uncharacterized protein LOC131630125 isoform X1 gives MGFSKEQLLQQLQKLQIEFSKYEHPVVLTVEAQAKYVGNLGGGLSKNLFLKDKKNRFYIVSALADTKVDLKGMCNFVKMWSLFTWVKMWSLFSNAHPASQLLRRATHTSLQLFISLIVSFNGYSFIDPKLHP, from the exons ATGGGTTTTTCCAAGGAACAGCTACTTCAGCAGTTACAG AAGCTTCAGATTGAGTTTTCTAAGTATGAACATCCAGTTGTTTTGACTGTTgaagctcag GCTAAGTATGTTGGAAATTTGGGTGGTGGACTCAGTAAAAACCTATTTTTGAAG GATAAGAAAAACAGGTTTTATATTGTTTCTGCTTTAGCTGATACCAAAGTGGATCTGAAAGGTATGTGTAATTTTGTGAAAATGTGGAGTTTGTTCACTTGGGTGAAAATGTGGAGTTTATTTTCCAACGCTCAcccggcgagccaattgctccgccgGGCGACTCACACCAGTCTGCaactttttatttctttaattgttTCTTTTAATGGCTACTCTTTtattgatccaaaattgcatccttga